Proteins from one Coffea arabica cultivar ET-39 chromosome 8c, Coffea Arabica ET-39 HiFi, whole genome shotgun sequence genomic window:
- the LOC140013359 gene encoding uncharacterized protein: MVEKAIKIEQRLKRRGTTTNYNPHPQTFSRPFQPRREERGSNVWTTPKPKHDQGSSSRPPFSKTDSKVVSKSTIETSKPRNRDTKCWRCQGVGHIVSQCPNPRTMLVLPNGDIVTDDEEEEYKDMPPLVEEEDEIEEVPTQDKVGLVARRALATQASKDEFQRDNIFYTRCHVTNKITLAPLTPQQVHEDQVSLQKEYDLHASTKKENAKAKKLELVDPFSSKLDHSHSTIEPIQERKPSMLAKVKNVRKALHSNQVLFILFGKKSLLTNALDASLPSVITNLLQEYQDVFPEDIPNGLPPLRGIEHQIDFIPGSSLPNKAPYRTNPEETKEQQRQVEELLSKGWIHESLSPCAVPVLHGPKKDGRWRMCTDCRAINAITVKYRHPIPRLDNMLDELHGIGAVLLQEGRPIAYFSEKLNGAALNYSTYDKELMALVRALQTWQHYFRPREFVLHTDHESLKHIKSQDKLSKRHARWITFIDSFTFVIKYRIGKTNVVADALSRRYALITTLDAKLLGFEFLKDLYATDSDFGEIFVSLPRHSHEHYFISQGFLYYKDKLSIPKSSMRTLLVRKAHGGGLMGHFGIAKTLMILQEHFFWPRMRSDVERHIESFNPLTPLDLTPLPVHERVNLDGKHKAAYVRELHTKVRANNEKRTLQYIQSANKGRRKMVFEPGDWVWIHMRKERFPIKRRSKLLPRGDGPFQVLERINDNAYKLEIPSEYGVHATFNVSDLSPFHADDEFDLGTNRLQEEGTNEKGLKAARTSSAQVMQIPSGPITRARARRFQESLQALVCTIQERVSDDLRTIEGLHNGETTL; encoded by the exons ATGGTGGAGAAGGCTATCAAGattgagcaaaggctcaagaggaggggtacaacCACAAATTATAACCCTCATCCACAAACATTTTCTCGTCCATTCCAGCCTAGAAGGGAAGAGAGAGGGTCGAATGTTTGGACCACTCCAAAGCCGAAGCACGATCAAGGGTCAAGCTCACGGCCGCCTTTTTCAAAAACCGACTCCAAGGTTGTGTCAAAATCAACAATTGAAACTTCAAAACCTAGGAATCGTGACACCAAATGTTGGAGGTGTCAAGGAGTTGGACATATTGTAAGCCAATGTCCAAATCCAAGGACCATGCTTGTACTACCAAATGGAGACATTGTCACTGATGATGAAGAGGAGGAGTACAAAGACATGCCTCCCttggttgaagaggaagatgagatAGAGGAAGTGCCAACTCAAGACAAAGTTGGATTGGTAGCAAGAAGGGCACTAGCTACTCAAGCTAGTAAAGATGAGTTTCAACGTGACAACATCTTTTACACCAGGTGCCATGTGACCAACAAG ATTACACTTGCACCTCTTACACCtcaacaagtgcatgaggaTCAAGTAAGTCTACAAAAAGAGTATGACCTGCATGCTTCCACCAAGAAGGAAAATGCCAAAGCTAAGAAATTAGAGTTGGTCGACCCTTTTTCAAGCAAATTGGATCACTCTCATTCGACCATAGAGCCCATACAGGAGAGAAAACCCAGCATGCTTGccaaggtgaaaaatgtgagAAAGGCCTTGCATTCTAACCAGGTTTTGTTTATTCTATTTGGCAAGAAATCCTTACTCACTAATGCTCTTGATGCTTCTTTGCCTAGTGTTATTACTAACCTCTTACAGGAGTATCAAGACGTCTTTCCTGAGGATATACCTAATGGTTTGCCTCCATTAaggggaattgaacatcaaattgatttcattcctggATCTTCCCTTCCAAACAAGGCACCATATAGGACTAATCCTGAGGAAACCAAGGAGCAACAACGACAAGTGGAGGAGTTGCTTAGTAAGGGTTGGATTCACGAGAGTCTAAGCCCTTGTGCTGTCCCAGTTCTACATGgtccaaagaaagatggaagatGGAGAATGTGCACTGATTGTAGGGCAATTAATGCCATAACGGTAAAGTACCGCCATCCCATACCTCGTTTGGATAACATGCTTGATGAATTacatg gtattggagctgttttACTCCAAGAGGGTCGCCCGATTGCCTACTTTAGCGAGAAGTTGAATGGAGCTGCTCTAAACTACTCAACCTATGATAAGGAACTAATGGCCTTAGTGCGAGCTCTACAAACATGGCAACATTACTTTCGCCCTCGTGAGTTTGTCTTGCACACAGATCATGAGTCGCTCAAGCATATCAAGTCCCAAGACAAATTGAGTAAGCGACATGCGAGATGGATTACCTTCATTGACAGTTTTACCTTTGTGATCAAATACAGGATAGGTAAGACGAATGTTGTGGCTGATGCACTCTCACGAAggtatgcacttatcactacattagatgctaagttgcttggtTTTGAATTTCTTAAAGATCTTTATGCCACTGACTCAgattttggtgagatttttGTCTCCTTGCCACGACACTCTCATGAGCACTATTTCATCTCTCAAGGGTTCTTATACTACAAGGACAAGCTTTCCATTCCCAAGAGCTCCATGCGCACACTCCTAGTGAGAAAAGCTCATGGAGGAggactaatgggacactttggcattGCCAAGACCTTAATGATTCTCCAAGAGCATTTCTTCTGGCCCCGCATGAGGAGTGACGTAGAACGGCACATTGAAAG CTTTAACCCTCTCACACCTTTGGATTTAACTCCTTTACCTGTTCATGAGAGAGTTAACTTGGATGGTAAGCACAAAGCTGCATATGTACGTGAGTTACACACTAAGGTGCGCGCCAACAACGAGAAGCGTACACTTCAATACATCCAAAGTGCCAACAAGGGGCGCCGCAAGATGGTCTTTGAGCCCGGTGATTGGGTATGGATACACATGCGCAAAGAGAGGTTCCCAATCAAAAGGCGTAGTAAGCTACTTCCCAGGGGGGATGGTCCATTCCAAGTCCTGGAGCGTATaaatgacaatgcctacaaacttGAAATTCCAAGTGAGTATGGAGTGCATGCTACTTTTAACGTATCTGACTTGAGTCCTTTTCATGCAGACGATGAGtttgatttggggacaaatcgccttcaagaggaggggactaatgAGAAGGGGCTCAAGGCTGCTCGAACTTCTAGCGCTCAAGTCATGCAAATACCAAGTGGTCCGATTACAAGAGCGCGTGCTAGAAGATttcaagaatcacttcaagctcttgtttgcACGATTCAAGAACGAGTTAGTGATGACTTGAGGACCATTGAAGGATTACATAATGGAGAAACTACTCTATAA